The following are from one region of the Anabas testudineus chromosome 2, fAnaTes1.2, whole genome shotgun sequence genome:
- the fam162a gene encoding protein FAM162B: MNFVRSRLSIGSLLGQRCRQITQTWSHRGMCIKPQEVKGQTPSEAHAPRPEFKVPGYRPNDMDKKILLWSGRFKTAEQIPEFVSFEMIDAARNRLRVKACYAMIVFTLGSCLLMVILGKRAAGRHETLSNQNLEKKAKLKEELEKDGQGTLALAPKAQ, translated from the exons ATGAATTTCGTCAGATCTCGCCTTTCCATCGGCAGCCTGCTAG GTCAGAGGTGCAGACAGATCACTCAGACATGGAGCCACAGAGGGATGTGCATTAAACCACAGGAAGTCAAAGGACAGACTCCATCTGAAGCACATG CACCACGTCCTGAATTCAAAGTTCCAGGGTACAGACCCAATGACATGGACAAAAAGATTCTCCTCTGGTCGGGGCGCTTCAAGACAGCAGAGCAGATACCAGAGTTCGTGTC GTTTGAGATGATTGATGCTGCCAGAAACAGACTCAGAGTGAAAGCCTGCTATGCGATGATTGTATTCACACTGGGGTCGTGTCTGTTGATGGTGATCCTGGGCAAACGG GCTGCAGGCAGGCACGAGACCCTGTCAAACCAAAACCTGGAGAAAAAGGCGAAGTTGAAGGAGGAATTGGAGAAAGATGGGCAAGGTACTCTGGCTCTGGCTCCGAAGGCTCAGTGA